AGCACACTGCGGCATCCTTTGCCGAGGCATCTGAAAAGCATCTCGATGGTGTGAACTCCATACCAGAAAAAGCCCGGATTGGTGGGGTCAATCGCCATCGGACCGCAGAAATCGGCTCCGGTCACCGGATCGTCCGCTTCCCCCGCGAGGGCATCGGTCAGTGCGGTGCTGAAACGCAAGGCGGAGGAGGTGAAAACCCGCGTCCCATGCTGCCGGGCCAGCGCAGCCATCGCCTCGGCATCCTTCACTGAGGCGGCAAAGGGCTTGTCGATGAAGACGGGCTTTCCGGCAGCGGCGATCCGGGCGAACTGGGCGTGGTGAACCCGACCGTCGACCGAGCAGAGCAGGATGGCATCACTGGCCGCCACCACCGCTTCGGGCGAATCCACGATCGCGACCCCGAATTTGTCGCGCAACTCGGCGGTGAAGCCCTCGATCCGGTCGCGGCTGGCCGGCATGTCGGGCGATCCGGCGGGCCAGGCGACGGTCACCTTCGCCCCTTCCTGATGTCCGTCCGTTGAGGGATCGTTGAGAAACCGGGTAAAGGCCCCGACATGGGACGTATCCAACCCTATGATACCCACTCGCATCGTTTCGCTCATCGTGTTTGTCTCCGTTCAGTTTCAGGTCTCCAGGAGTCGCTGGAGGATTCGTGAGGCCGCATCCAGCTCGGCCAGTTCGAGAAATTCGTGATCGGTGTGTGCCTGGGCCACGTTTCCGGGACCAAAGACGACCGCGGGGATTCCCCGTTCGGCAAAAGCCACCGCATTGGTGAGGTAGCCGGCCACGGTCGGCGCGTCATCGCGTCCCTCGCCGCGGATGGCGGCCTGAAGTTCCCGGACGAGGGGAATCCCCACCGGCGTGTCCAGAGCGGGCCGGTCATAGTGTGGGGTCACCGTGATCCGCCCATCACCATCGACAATTCGATGGATCTCCGCGAGCGCTCCTTCGGCCGTCTCTCCCGGAATCAGCCGTCGATCCACTTCGAGCACACAGCGGTCCGGCACGACATTGACGGCCGTTCCCCCATGAATCGTCCCCGGGTTGAGGGTCGGTCGCCCGAGACTCGGATGCGGGATTCGCTCCTCGAAATCCCGGACCAGGCCGGCAAGACCGTTCAAGACCCGGTTCATCCGGGCGATGGCATTGTCACCCAGAGCGGGATTGGATGCGTGGGCCGCGGTTCCCCGGGCCTCAACCTGGAAACGGACGAGTCCCTTGTGGGCATGAATGAGACGACAGAGGGTGGGTTCACCGGCGATGGCACCGCCGATTTCGAACCCGAAATCATGATCGAGCAAACGATACGCCCCCGTCTGCCGGTCCTCCTCATCGACGGTGGCCGAGAAAACCAGGGGCCCGACAAGACGGGAGGGATGGGCGGCGTAGTAGGCGATCCGCTCCATGAATACCGCCATCGACGCCTTGGTGTCGCAGGAGCCCCGGCCATAAAGCCGTCCGCCATCGAGACGCGGGACATACGGATCGCCTTCCCGCCAGCTGTCCGCGGAGACCGTGTCCAGGTGGGCGTCGAGAAGGAGAGCCGGACCCGAACCCGCCCGGATCATGGCGATGACGTTGTTCCGGCCGGGCAGGACTTCCTGCAGGGAGACATCGGCGCCCGCCCGCCGAAGCCAGTCCGCCACAAACGAGGCCAGCTCGGCCTCCCCGGGGCCGCCAAAGGAAGGGTTGACGCTTCTGATCGCGACAAGCTCCCCAAGCAGTCCTGCCGTATCGATCAGGACAGCCATCGGGACAGGTTCTGCCGGACGAAATCATCATCGGTCAACTCGGGATACTGACGGCAGACCCGATCAAGATCCTCCGCCTGTCCGGGTGAAAGCGATTCCTCCGGATTGAGGCACCAGATGCCTTCCAGCAGCCCCTGGCGCCGCAGCACCTCGAGAATACCCGGGATGACCCCCGCAAATCCGTTGGCCGCATCAAAGACGGCGGCGTTGGCATCGGTCAGGCGGGCATTGGCCCGCAGCCAGTCGGAATCGATCCGGTCGCTCTTCCGCACCTCACGGATCCTGTCCATCACTTCGACCGCCTTCCGGGTCCAGACCCCCCATTGCCCGAGCAGTCCGCCCACGATGCGCACCGTGCGCCCCGATCCGCTCGCAATGGAGAAAGGGGTGAGCAGGTCGGCGATGATATTGTCGTCGTTCCCGGTGTAGAGTGCCACGTCGTCGCGGCCCGAATCGGCGAGGGCACGAACGACATCATTGGTCTGGTAACGATTGAAGGGCGCCATCTTGACCGCCAGAAGGCTCGCCTGGTCCATCACCTCACGCCAGAATCGATAGGGCAGGAAGCGACCGCCGACCGCAGGTTGAAGGTAGAAACCGATAACCGGCAAAACCTCCCCCACCCGCCCGAGGTGGTCCACCATCCCTTCGATGGGAGAATCCCGAAAGGCGGTCAGGCTGACGAGTCCGGCGTCATAGCCCAGCGAGGCCGCCAATTCGGCCTCGCGAATGGCCTGCTCGGTCCGCCCACAGATGCCCGCAATCAGCGCAAAGGGACGCGGACGGGCCTCGAGGGACGCCTTTGCTT
This sequence is a window from Opitutaceae bacterium. Protein-coding genes within it:
- a CDS encoding Gfo/Idh/MocA family oxidoreductase is translated as MSETMRVGIIGLDTSHVGAFTRFLNDPSTDGHQEGAKVTVAWPAGSPDMPASRDRIEGFTAELRDKFGVAIVDSPEAVVAASDAILLCSVDGRVHHAQFARIAAAGKPVFIDKPFAASVKDAEAMAALARQHGTRVFTSSALRFSTALTDALAGEADDPVTGADFCGPMAIDPTNPGFFWYGVHTIEMLFRCLGKGCRSVLADSSEAHDCLIGRWDDGRFGVIRGNRTGDNGFHGMVHFRDRTVHINVASAQRSYFAGLLEAVVAFFKGGEAPVPLETSVEIVRFMEAGNRSRLSRQVESLY
- a CDS encoding M20/M25/M40 family metallo-hydrolase, producing MAVLIDTAGLLGELVAIRSVNPSFGGPGEAELASFVADWLRRAGADVSLQEVLPGRNNVIAMIRAGSGPALLLDAHLDTVSADSWREGDPYVPRLDGGRLYGRGSCDTKASMAVFMERIAYYAAHPSRLVGPLVFSATVDEEDRQTGAYRLLDHDFGFEIGGAIAGEPTLCRLIHAHKGLVRFQVEARGTAAHASNPALGDNAIARMNRVLNGLAGLVRDFEERIPHPSLGRPTLNPGTIHGGTAVNVVPDRCVLEVDRRLIPGETAEGALAEIHRIVDGDGRITVTPHYDRPALDTPVGIPLVRELQAAIRGEGRDDAPTVAGYLTNAVAFAERGIPAVVFGPGNVAQAHTDHEFLELAELDAASRILQRLLET
- a CDS encoding dihydrodipicolinate synthase family protein, with the protein product RLDERRQRALSRYYLDAGCGGIAVGVHSTQFEIREPGIDLFHPVLELAAEEAKASLEARPRPFALIAGICGRTEQAIREAELAASLGYDAGLVSLTAFRDSPIEGMVDHLGRVGEVLPVIGFYLQPAVGGRFLPYRFWREVMDQASLLAVKMAPFNRYQTNDVVRALADSGRDDVALYTGNDDNIIADLLTPFSIASGSGRTVRIVGGLLGQWGVWTRKAVEVMDRIREVRKSDRIDSDWLRANARLTDANAAVFDAANGFAGVIPGILEVLRRQGLLEGIWCLNPEESLSPGQAEDLDRVCRQYPELTDDDFVRQNLSRWLS